The sequence GCGCGGGAGCCGGACGGCCCTGGGGTCGCCGTCGCGGGCGGCCCGGTCGATGGCGGGCCCGCCCGGGTAGGGCAGGCGCAGGATCCGGGCGACCTTGTCGAAGCACTCGCCGGCCGCGTCGTCCAGGGTGTCCCCGAGGTGGACGATCGGATCGCGCGCCAGATCGCGGACCAGCAGCAGCGAGGTGTGCCCGCCGGAGACGATCAGCACGACGCACGGGTCCGGCAGTGGCCCGCCGTCGAGCGTGGCGGCGGCCACGTGCCCGGCCAGGTGGTGCACCCCGTACAGCGGGACGCCGAGCGAGAAGGAGTACGCCTTGGCGGCCGCCACCCCGATCTGCAGCGCCCCGGCCAGGCCCGGACCGGTCGTCACCGCCACCGCGCCGACGTCGCCCAGGGTGAGCCCGGCCCGCCGCAGCGCCTCGTCGACCACCGGCGCCATCGCGTGCAGGTGCGCGCGGGCGGCGATCTCGGGGACCACGCCGCCGTAGCGGGCGTGCTCGTCCATCGAGGACGCCACCGCCTGGCCGAGCAGCACGCCGTCGCGCACCAGCCCCGCGCCGGTCTCGTCGCAGGACGACTCGATCCCCAGGACCACCGGTGATCCGGCCACGCTGCTCACCCTTATTGCTCGTAGTTCCTACCTGCAACTATTGTGCAACAAGGATGGTGGCGAAGTTCTCCGGGGTGGGAGGAATACGCAGGAGCCGGTGCTTAGTTTCTGCAACCGATACGCAATAGTGTTGACCCGGCACGATCGTCACCGTTGAACTCGCCGAAAGGGCCCGTCTCCTGATGAGCACCTACTCGCTTCCCGACCTGCCGTACGACTACTCCGCGCTGGAGCGCGCGATGTCCGCGGAGATCCTGGAGCTGCACCACTCCAAGCACCACGCCGCGTACGTCAAGGGCGCCAACGACACCCTTGAGCAGCTCGCCGAGGCGCGGGACAAGGAGCAGTTCGGCGGTCTGGTCGGCCTCCAGAAGACCTTCGCCTTCCACCTGTCCGGCCACGTGCTGCACTCGCTGTTCTGGGAGAACCTCTCCCCGGAGGGCGGCGACCGCCCCGACGGCGAGCTGGCCGACGCGATCACCGAGCACTTCGGCAGCTTCGAGGCGTTCAAGAAGCAGCTGACCACCGCCACCACCGGCGTCCAGGGCTCCGGCTGGGGCATCCTCTCCTGGGAGCCGCTCGGCAAGCGCCTGATCGTCGAGCAGGTCTACGACCACCACGGCAACGTCGGCCAGGGCACCACCCCGCTGCTGGCCTTCGACGCCTGGGAGCACGCCTACTACCTGCAGTACCGCAACGTCCGCCCCGACTACGTCACCAAGCTCTGGGACGTCGTCAACTGGCAGGACGTCTCGACCCGCTTCTCGGCGGCCAAGAGCGCCTGACCCCTCACAGGGGTGAAGCGCCCGCACACACCTGACCCAGGGCAGGGCAGGTAAGGAAGGGCCCCCGACCGGTTCACACCGGCCGGGGGCCCTTTCGTGCGCGTCAGGCAGACGCCTTGCCGTCGATCTCGTCGAGGAACGTGACCTCGAACGATTCGAGGTACTGGCCGCGCTCGGTCAGGAACCGGCGGACGTGGAACTGTCGCTCGTGCTCCTCGAACGCCTCGCGGTCCGCGTACAACTCGTAGAAGACCCGGACGCGCGGCTCGTCCGGCACGGTGTGGCTGACGTAGACGAGAGTGCCGGGCTCCTCGGCACGAATCCCTTCGAGTGCTTCCCGGGTCAGTTCGTCGAAGGCGAGAGCGGCTGCCGTATCGCGGGCGACGAAGCGCACAACGAGGCCGAATCCCATGGTTTCCCCTTCCTCGATCGGTCAGCGCCGGGCACCGGCGGGCCAGAGTACCTGGACGGGAACACCCAGTCGCCGCGCGTACGCAACGACGTCCGCCGTTCCGCCGAAGCCGCGGGCGGGCAGGCCGTCCCAGACGGCGATCAGCCGGTCCACCTGCCCGACCAGCAGCTCGCTCCCGGCCATGTGGGCGGCCTCGTCGGACTCCACCCGGCCGGTGTGGTGCTCCTCGGAGGCGTCCCGGAGGAGGCGGTCGTAGACCGGGTGGTGCCACTCCGGCAGGCCCTCGCGGTACCGCTGGGCGGGGACGACCACTTCGAGCCGGGCACCCCGGTCGAGCGCGAGCTCGGCGATCCATGCGTCCGGCCCGTCCGCGATGCAGGACACGACCGTGAGCTCGGCCGTGTCCTCCCCGGCCACGACCTCCGCGAGCAGCCGCCGGACCTGTTCCTCCAGTTCGGCATCCAGCCCCCGGTGCCCCGTGATTCCGATCCGCATCGTGCCCCTTCCTACTGGACGGCGTTGCCGGTGTGCGCTTCGAACTGGGCGAGGCTTCCCACCTGGTAGGCGGTGAGCAGTGGGTTGTGGCTCGACCGGGCCGCCTGGATCGCGGCCCCGTAGAAGGAACGCGCCGACCCGTGGTCGCCCATGTCCCAGGCGAGCCAAGCCGCCGGGCTCGCTGCCTCGCTCGCGATCCCGGCGAGTGCGATCCGCCGGTCCTCGGTCGGTGCCGTGCTGATGATTCCTCGAATCAGCCGCAGGTGTGAGTGAACGGCCTCGCCGAGTTCGCGGGAGGGTGTCGATCCGTCCAGCGTTCGGTACGAGGTCGTGGCGAGCCGGAGCGCGGCCACCTGCGATTCGCTCGCGTCCGAGGAGGGACCGAGGGCGGCGACAACGGGCGCGGCGACGGCGATCGCCGCCGCCGCGCCCAGGAACTGACGCCTCTGCACGCTGTCGCCTCCCTTCGTTGTCCGGTTCGGCGCTCCGGCCAGGCCGAGCACGGCCGGTGGGATGTCCAGGTGGCGTGAGATCCGCAGCAGGACATCCATGGCATAGGGACCACTGCCGCGCTTCTCCAGCCGTGAGACGGCCGACTGCGACAACCCGCATGCCGCACCCAACTGCAGCTGGGTCAGCCGCTTTTGGATCCGTGCCAGTTCGACGACCTTGCCGTAGTTTCCGGTCTGGGACGCCTCCCGGACCACCGCCGCGTTCCAGTTCACCAGCCCACCCAAAGCTACGGGCCCACCCGGGGCCGCTGACGCGCTTCGATGCGGCGCCCGCATACGCGTATGCGGGCGCCGCATCGTCGATCGTCCCACAGCTGTCACGGCTTGTTGACTGTTGGTGATCATTCGTTCGGTCCTCGGCAGCTCGCCTGCCCCGTCGACGTGGAGGCGTTCATGGTGGTCAGCCCGCTCAGCAGTGCCCGGTTCCCGGTTCCGCTGGAATGGGGGGCGCCGCCGGGGCCGGAGGCGGTGCCGGGTGCGCGGTGGCTGGTGGCGGCGATCGTGCGGGAGTGGGGTGTGCCGCTCTCGGACGATGCGCTCCAGGACCTGGAGCTGTGTGCCAGTGAGGTGATCGCCAACGCGCTGCTGCACACCGGGGGCCGCTGCCTCGTCACGGTGCTGCGGCGGCCGGGGCGTCTCCGTGTCGAGGTGGCCGACCGGTGCCCCGGGCTCCCGGACCGGGAGCGCGGGGCCGAAGAAACAGGCGGGCGTGGGTTGTTGCTGCTGGAGGCCTTGGCCGGGGCGTGGGGGTGGCACTCCGAAGGCCCCGGCAAGGTGGTGTGGTTCGAGTTCCCTGAGCAACGCGAAGCGCCGTGCCCCCATGGATGGGGCACGGCGCTCGGGCTTGTGGCGGCGTAGCGCGCAGGGTCAGGGCACCGGTGGCAGGCCGAAGGCGTCCAGGATGCTGTCCGCCGCCAGGGTGGCCGTGAGGGTGCCCTCCCGGACCCGGCGTTCCAGTTCGGGGACCAGACGGGTCACCTCGGGGTGGGAGTGCAGCCGGGTGAGGAGCTGGTCGTGGACCATCGCCCAGGTCCACTCCACCTGCTGGTCGCGGCGCTTGGCCGCCAGTGCGCCGGTCGCGTCGAGCACCTTGCGGTGCTGCTGCAGCCGTTCCCAGAGCACGTCCAGGCCGCTGCCGTCCTGTCCCGAGCAGGTCAGCACCGGCGGTGT comes from Streptomyces sp. TLI_053 and encodes:
- a CDS encoding ATP-binding protein encodes the protein MVVSPLSSARFPVPLEWGAPPGPEAVPGARWLVAAIVREWGVPLSDDALQDLELCASEVIANALLHTGGRCLVTVLRRPGRLRVEVADRCPGLPDRERGAEETGGRGLLLLEALAGAWGWHSEGPGKVVWFEFPEQREAPCPHGWGTALGLVAA
- a CDS encoding helix-turn-helix transcriptional regulator is translated as MNWNAAVVREASQTGNYGKVVELARIQKRLTQLQLGAACGLSQSAVSRLEKRGSGPYAMDVLLRISRHLDIPPAVLGLAGAPNRTTKGGDSVQRRQFLGAAAAIAVAAPVVAALGPSSDASESQVAALRLATTSYRTLDGSTPSRELGEAVHSHLRLIRGIISTAPTEDRRIALAGIASEAASPAAWLAWDMGDHGSARSFYGAAIQAARSSHNPLLTAYQVGSLAQFEAHTGNAVQ
- the tsaD gene encoding tRNA (adenosine(37)-N6)-threonylcarbamoyltransferase complex transferase subunit TsaD codes for the protein MAGSPVVLGIESSCDETGAGLVRDGVLLGQAVASSMDEHARYGGVVPEIAARAHLHAMAPVVDEALRRAGLTLGDVGAVAVTTGPGLAGALQIGVAAAKAYSFSLGVPLYGVHHLAGHVAAATLDGGPLPDPCVVLIVSGGHTSLLLVRDLARDPIVHLGDTLDDAAGECFDKVARILRLPYPGGPAIDRAARDGDPRAVRLPRPLSGPNDPPYAFSFSGLKTAAARWVEGQRAAGTEPNVPDAAAALQEAIADVLTRKAVRACRDHGIDTLVVVGGVAANSRVRELAERRCASAGITLRVPPLRLCTDNGAMVAAIGDLLVRAGAEPAPADLSVDPSAPLEAAALTPRAVAARPVAPAS
- a CDS encoding antibiotic biosynthesis monooxygenase; translated protein: MGFGLVVRFVARDTAAALAFDELTREALEGIRAEEPGTLVYVSHTVPDEPRVRVFYELYADREAFEEHERQFHVRRFLTERGQYLESFEVTFLDEIDGKASA
- a CDS encoding superoxide dismutase; the encoded protein is MSTYSLPDLPYDYSALERAMSAEILELHHSKHHAAYVKGANDTLEQLAEARDKEQFGGLVGLQKTFAFHLSGHVLHSLFWENLSPEGGDRPDGELADAITEHFGSFEAFKKQLTTATTGVQGSGWGILSWEPLGKRLIVEQVYDHHGNVGQGTTPLLAFDAWEHAYYLQYRNVRPDYVTKLWDVVNWQDVSTRFSAAKSA